In the Schistocerca gregaria isolate iqSchGreg1 chromosome 6, iqSchGreg1.2, whole genome shotgun sequence genome, one interval contains:
- the LOC126278737 gene encoding circumsporozoite protein-like: protein MGMADAIRVGADDDALDSACLKGMEATRFVVRWAAGDVLPVDEARRTALGLGGNATSIEGADVTCVMPDETCVVDGDVAGDATCVPAAGASCVVDGNMALDSSCVVASSATPVVAGAAAGATTCGAAGRSAGTVDGDAGGDASSLVAPAGSPPVSGNVAGDNCSVAVADVAGDAAVVADAGSCFCAPRLARHGKCPSRHGALAPRQLTRNPLAVAAVRSHAPLHTALRIHSKL from the exons ATGGGGATGGCGGATGCTATTCGTGTTGGGGCTGACGACGATGCTTTGGACAGCGCCTGTCTTAAAGGTATGGAGGCTACACGTTTTGTGGTTAGATGGGCTGCTGGTGATGTTTTGCCTGTCGATGAGGCTCGAAGAACTGCTCTTGGTTTGGGTGGCAACGCAACTTCAATTGAAGGTGCCGACGTCACTTGTGTCATGCCTGATGAGACATGTGTCGTAGATGGGGACGTGGCGGGAGATGCCACGTGTGTACCAGCTGCTGGTGCAAGTTGTGTTGTGGATGGCAATATGGCTCTAGATTCCAGCTGTGTTGTGGCCTCCTCGGCCACTCCTGTTGTGGCTGGTGCTGCGGCTGGAGCAACCACTTGTGGTGCAGCTGGTCGTTCAGCTGGTACTGTGGATGGTGACGCAGGTGGAGACGCCTCTTCTCTTGTGGCTCCTGCTGGCTCTCCTCCTGTGTCCGGCAACGTGGCTGGCGACAACTGCAGCGTTGCAGTGGCCGACGTGGCTGGTGACGCCGCTGTAGTCGCTGATGCTGGCTCCT GTTTCTGCGCGCCGCGGCTGGCGCGACACGGCAAGTGCCCCAGCAGACACGGCGCGCTGGCACCCCGCCAGCTGACGCGAAACCCGCTGGCGGTCGCCGCGGTGCGCTCCCACGCGCCACTTCACACGGCGCTACGAATCCACTCTAAACTGTGA